GGCACCCACGACCACGAAGCACAAGCAGCAGGCGCCAAAAACAAATGATCAATTTCCTTCTCCTACGGCACGCCCACAGAGCATCATCCCCCTCGCCTCCTCTGTTCAGCTCGCTCTCCTCGTCTCTGCTCCTCGCCTCCGCCTTTTGGATTGGAGTTGGACCCTGCATCGCCGGCGACATCACCGCCAAATACCAAACTGCCCCTACCCCCCGCCCTCTATAAATACGGAGCCGGCGTCTTCCGTCACAAGATTCTGCCAAAAGATCCCCTCGGAATCCCCCGCCCGCCCATTTCGCCGTCGCCATCCCCCGGTCTCTCTttgtcgccgccgcggcatccTCCGCCCCTGAACGCTAGGCCTTGCTGCCGGACGTCGCTATGACCGAGCCGTAGGCGGCACCTCGGCGCCGCGGGAGACGATGGAGAACGATGGCATCGAGGAGGGCGTGGGCGAAAGCTCCTggcctgccaccgccgccgccgccgaccgagGAGCCacctcggccggcggcggcggcgtcgggtaCACTGACATCCGGAAGGAGATCTTCGATCGTCTCATGGCCATGGGAATCGAAGAGGTCGTCTCAGACCCGCCGGCCTTCCGCGAACAGCTCGACCGCCACTTTGAGCGGCTGCCGGCGAGGTCAGCGTCATCTCTCTCTGTCTGTCTTATATGCAGTAGTATTTCTCCTCTCACCTGCTTCTGCGTGGTTGACTTCCGATTCGATTCCGGTGGCAGCTACTCCATCGATTTGGACGTCGAGAAGGCGGAGGACGTGTTGCTGCACCGCAGGATTCTCgacgagtgcgccgaccctgaCAAGCGCCCCGTCTTCCATGTCCGCTTCGTGAGGGTCAGCACCACACCACTGCCTGATCGTGTCTCAACTCTCTACTGTGCTGCTATGTCAGTCACGTCATGCGTGCCTCGATCGTCTTCTCACTGACAAATTTTGCTCGGCCTTCGTATCTGAGCAGTGCGTGGAGGCCCCGGTGGATTCAGAAGACAAGGCACAGGGCCCTTCTACGAGGGAATACGGTAATAGTGGGGGCTCTCTCACTTCCACTTTGAGGTACATACAGGCTATATAACCCAACCACTTTGCAACATGCCGTTAAATCCTTACCCTTGCTGCAAGTGAACTCAACCTGTTGTTATTTGTAGTTTCGATGAGCTTTCTGAAGAAAACCAATTTTACCTCATATGAGTATTTTACGGTGTTATATCTTGCCTGCTAAAAAGGTATGCATATGTATATACTGCACAGAGAGATTGAATTTAAAGGATCTGAACCATGCGAAAGGATGATGGAGGACCTGAGTTTGGAGAGAAGAAAAGTTGTGGATGACTCTGAGGCCAGTTCTGCGAGGTATTTCTCTACCTCAGAGTTATTACACAGAGCCCTGAAGATGTATCAATGAGTCCTGTATTGCATCGCCATCTTGTTAAGTTCGGCCTTATGACTAAATCTGAAACATCCCACCTATATCATGTTTCATGACGTCACCCACAAAAAGCTCATTCTTCAGTTTTGATTTGTAAAGCTTGAAAGACACTGATGGCAGAACTCCTGCTTTTGGTTTAAAAAAGGGGACTACATGCCTGATTAGTGTAGATTCGTATAATATTTCTACCATAATTTGTTGCGAGGGGTCTGCAGCCATAGGTCAATGGGAAGAGTTATGCTGGGAGCTTCTTCATTGATGTGAAAGAATACCTTTTGTAGTCACCATCAGTGCAGTGATCTGTGATCAGGGCTAGCTGTGCCGTGTTCTGATTGTTAAGTTTGGTTGATCATGAGCATAAACTTCTAGGTTATAAATTATCAATTCAGTATATTCCTGTATTATGATTGGCCTTTTTCTTCCTCACACACTTTTATATTTTACTTCTTTGTTCTATTTCCGACCAGTTTGGCGAGTGCTGTATTTGGAACTTCCCTTTGGAAATCATTCTCTTAAATTGCTTGAGATTTGTGTTTGTATTGTCTGATTCATGATACTGCCAAAATTCACGTTCAAATATCCACAGGAGAGACGTAGGAATTCTCCATGTTCatgaaattattttttctaCCATTGACAAGACAAAGCTCCTCGCTCAGGTAAGACTTAGAATACCAATTCATGTGCTATGCGGTTTCCATATAGACTTCAGATGAATGACCTTCTGACTTCCATATTACTTGGGTGCAACTTTTGTTCGTGCTGTTGTTTTGTAGTTATCTTCTTTGCTGTCTGAAGTTGGACTGAACATTCGTGAAGCTCATGTTTTCTCAACAACCGATGGCTTTTGTTTGGATGTATTTGTTGTTGATGGTTGGGAAACAGAGGTAAACGTAGAGCATGATTGTGTAGTGCTAGCTTGTTCATTGACATACTGCTGGAGCATGTTTCTGCTTGGATTTTTGAAACTTACGGTGGAATGCTCTCCTTTCTATGGAGAGAAGATTTTTAATTATACAAATAATTGTCGAACAGCAAATAATACAAACTACATGTAAAATTCCTATCTAATTTCAAACAAGATTTATACGTGATATCAGAACAAGGCATCCTATTACTAACAACATGTTCTCAAAAGGTGCATAAAGATAGTCCCTCTTAGCTAATAGTTTGCAGAATATGTAAATGTTTATGTTAAATCATGAAGTTATGAAAATGAGGGTTCATGCTACCATATACACCGACTTGGGATTCATACTTTGCAAGGCAGAGCACCCACAATTGTTCTGACTTTATGCTTGATAACTGACATATAAACTGAGCTATTGGGCATCTTGTTTATGAATATGTAGATTCTATTAATGAGTCAAGCATCAATGCTTTATGTTAAGTACTATTATTTGCACGGAGTTCTTGAGTGAAAACACCGCGTAATGCTGATTGCAGGACACGGATGGTTTGCTACAGAGTCTCAAGGAGACAGCGGCACGCAATCATGTATGCTGCTTTTTTTCTCCATTACTTTTGCATGAATACTTAAAATTCCCAGATGCCTGCCTGGTTCGGATGTGCCACATGCTTGTAATTTACCTTTTCACGTCAATAGTGTTTTTATACACTTCTACTCAGCGCTAAGACAAAAGAATGAATACATTAGCTTAATATTTTCCTTACAGACTTGAATCCCATGTGTTACGTAGGCCTCATTATCAAACCCAACAAATTCTGCAGCCTCGGAAAGAATACTAGAGCTGCAAGAGAAGATTGGTGATTCGAATGTTGACAGGAGTTTGCTGCAGATTGGGGAGAAGATTGCATCTGGATCTTCCGGAGACTTGTAAGAACAAAGTAACACTTAGCAAGGAATACTATGATGTATGAAGCCGATTTGTTTGAGCAATATCAGCAACTTAACTGCCAGTGTCTGTTTCATGCCCTTTGTATGCATTACATATTAAGAAAATGGCTTGATATGGGGACACCGTCAATAAACATAAGCAAGAAACTGGCTTAACCATGAACTCTAGAGAAATCTTGCTCATTTTCTTTAAAATACTTTGATTATACAGGGCAAGACCTCAAGATAGTTAAGTGATCAAGAGGTTGCATCTGTGTTATTGTCTGCAGATTCCGAGGAACTTATCATGGTATGGATGTCGCAATAAAGTTCCTTAGAGCTGAACATGTTAATGACTCTTCAAAATTGGAGTTTTTACAAGAAGTAACGATTCTAAAGTAAGCATTCATACTAAATCAATGTGGTACAAAATAACATATGGAATCATTTGATTCCAGATAATTCTAACAGCTTAGGTTGCGTGCAGGAGTGTCAATCATGATAATGTTGTTCGGTTCTACGGGGCATGCACAAAGCAGAGAAAATATGTCATTGTAACAGGTAACAGTCATATTGCCTCCAATCTTAAATTCTGCTATTTGGATGGATGTCAGCATCATTGTTGTCTTGTATTTTTATTATCTTAATGAATAGATCTATTATATTGACACTGAACTTGCCTTTATGGGATGTATATTGTTGTACTATTTTAACTTGTATAATGTGTAATTAGAGTTTTCTGCTATACTACAATCAGAAATTTGCACTACCACTGAATCTAATTCTTGTTTACATTCTCATATATAGAAAATCatgtgatgattttttttttctatatgttTCAAGTAGCCTGATCCTGGATAATGACAAGAATTTGAGTGGGGAACAGTTTGGCCATGCGCACTGCTGCTTCTCTGTTCCTGTGTCAGCCTATCAATCTTTTGAAGCAAAAAACGGGAGCGTGGAGTGTGTCATCCTATCATGCTAGTGTAGGTGGCGGAGATTGTTCTTTGGCACAGTTGCTACTTATATTAGAAATTTAGTGACATGTTGGAATCCCTCAAAAAAGGTTATAGGCATTAACAGTTGAAACCTGCATGAAGCCAGTCaccttttttttgaaacgtaaaGCCAGTCACCTTACTATTTCAGTTGTTAAACATACAGATCATTTCTGTAATTCGTATCTGCCAACTGTCCAACTCCAAGTGCTTTTGCTGCTGCCATGATTCTAATCCCAAAGAAGCCCCTATGCCATGACTATGCTTattttatttagtttttgaGCCAGTTAGACAACTGAATGATGTTTCATGTGTGGAGTTTTATTGTCAGATAATTCATTTATCCTGTCATCTGATATTCATGAGATCATATATATTGCTTGTGTCCCTTTCAGAGTATATGCCTGGAGGTAATTTATATGACTTTCTTCACAAGCAAAAAAACACTGTGGATCTCACAATGGTTCTTAGGATTGCTATCGGCATCTCAAGGGGGATGGATTATTTGCACCAAAACAATATTGTCCATAGAGACTTGAAGACTGCCAATTTGCTGATGGGCTCTGATCATGTATGCGTATTATTTTGAAATTcatttaattattaattcacggTTCATCAAGCATTGACTACAGGTCTCTGAAAATAGGTTGTGAAGATTGCAGACTTTGGAGTCTCAAGGAATCCACCTCAAGAGGGAGACATGACTGCTGAAACTGGCACCTACAGATGGATGGCACCTGAGGTGTGTCGATTCCTTCTAGTATGCTCATGGGAAGCTCATCCTACTAGACACAGAAAAATTGCTGCATGCACGTGTGCACTGTTATGTTTTCACGTGTACAGAAACCTTTCCATATTTCCCCCCATTGAGACGTACAAGTCATAGGTTTTGAGGACGATTAGTTTTACTTTTGGTCCGAACAACAGAATGCAAAAGTTATCTTCCGAATACAGTTCTTTCTGTGCAAGTTAAGACATTTAGTATGTGCACCCTGCTTATTAGAGTTGCGTGTCTTACCAGGTAATAAACCACAAGCCCTATGATCATAGGGCAGATGTCTTCAGCTTTGCTGTCGTTCTCTGGGAGCTGGTCACTTCAAAGGTAAATCATGGTGCCACGTCCATCTTTGACTCGTCTTGAGTTATATGAGCATCTACATAGCCTTATTTGTGCTGTACACATGTAGATGCCATACGAAAATCTGACACCCCTGCAAGCTGCACTTGGAGTGAGGCAGGTAATTTCACAATGAGCCCTGACTCAGCTGCTAATAGCTAGTGGAGATGTCACAAGGATGAAGGGTCACAACAATAGACTAAGATTTATCTGCTCCTTGTTTATAACTATATCAGGGAATGCGGTTGGAGATCCCCTCATGGGTGCATCCGCAACTGTCTAAACTGATTCAGCAGTGCTGGGATGAAAATCCTAACGTGCGTCCCTCATTCGCTGAGATCACCGCAGAACTGGAAGACATGTTACGGCATCTTCAGGTACCATTCTTCTCCCCTGATGCTCCTGTATGTTACCTACCATGGGCCATGCATGGCTAGTAATGACTTGTGCACTGATGATG
This sequence is a window from Setaria italica strain Yugu1 chromosome III, Setaria_italica_v2.0, whole genome shotgun sequence. Protein-coding genes within it:
- the LOC101769300 gene encoding serine/threonine-protein kinase STY8 isoform X1, whose translation is MENDGIEEGVGESSWPATAAAADRGATSAGGGGVGYTDIRKEIFDRLMAMGIEEVVSDPPAFREQLDRHFERLPASYSIDLDVEKAEDVLLHRRILDECADPDKRPVFHVRFVRCVEAPVDSEDKAQGPSTREYGNSGGSLTSTLREIEFKGSEPCERMMEDLSLERRKVVDDSEASSARRDVGILHVHEIIFSTIDKTKLLAQLSSLLSEVGLNIREAHVFSTTDGFCLDVFVVDGWETEDTDGLLQSLKETAARNHASLSNPTNSAASERILELQEKIGDSNVDRSLLQIGEKIASGSSGDLFRGTYHGMDVAIKFLRAEHVNDSSKLEFLQEVTILKSVNHDNVVRFYGACTKQRKYVIVTEYMPGGNLYDFLHKQKNTVDLTMVLRIAIGISRGMDYLHQNNIVHRDLKTANLLMGSDHVVKIADFGVSRNPPQEGDMTAETGTYRWMAPEVINHKPYDHRADVFSFAVVLWELVTSKMPYENLTPLQAALGVRQGMRLEIPSWVHPQLSKLIQQCWDENPNVRPSFAEITAELEDMLRHLQGSKGSNRHSKGKVHKKSQG
- the LOC101769300 gene encoding serine/threonine-protein kinase STY8 isoform X2 yields the protein MENDGIEEGVGESSWPATAAAADRGATSAGGGGVGYTDIRKEIFDRLMAMGIEEVVSDPPAFREQLDRHFERLPASYSIDLDVEKAEDVLLHRRILDECADPDKRPVFHVRFVRCVEAPVDSEDKAQGPSTREYGNSGGSLTSTLREIEFKGSEPCERMMEDLSLERRKVVDDSEASSARRDVGILHVHEIIFSTIDKTKLLAQLSSLLSEVGLNIREAHVFSTTDGFCLDVFVVDGWETEDTDGLLQSLKETAARNHASLSNPTNSAASERILELQEKIGDSNVDRSLLQIGEKIASGSSGDLFRGTYHGMDVAIKFLRAEHVNDSSKLEFLQEVTILKSVNHDNVVRFYGACTKQRKYVIVTEYMPGGNLYDFLHKQKNTVDLTMVLRIAIGISRGMDYLHQNNIVHRDLKTANLLMGSDHIADFGVSRNPPQEGDMTAETGTYRWMAPEVINHKPYDHRADVFSFAVVLWELVTSKMPYENLTPLQAALGVRQGMRLEIPSWVHPQLSKLIQQCWDENPNVRPSFAEITAELEDMLRHLQGSKGSNRHSKGKVHKKSQG